The Aedes albopictus strain Foshan chromosome 1, AalbF5, whole genome shotgun sequence genomic interval caacatgccctgcccaccgtatccttccggctttagccaccttctggatgctgggttcgccgtaacgtgcagcgagctcgtggttcgtccttctccgccacacaccgttctcctgcacgccgccgaagatcatccttagcacgcgtcgctcgaaaactccgagtgcttgcaggtcctcctcgagcatggtccatgtctcgtgcccgtagaggaccaccggtcttattagcgttttgtatatgctgcatttggtgcgtgggtgaatctttttcgaccgcagtttcttctggagcccgtagtaggcccgacttccgctgatgatgcgcctccgaatttcacggctcacgttgttgtcagccgtaaggatccgaggtagacgaattcctccaacacctcgaaagtatccccgtctatcataacattactacccagatggatccggtcgtgttcggttccgcctaccagcatgcactTTTTGTTTTtggggcattcaccaccagtccgacctttgctgcttcgcgttacaggcaggtgtacagctctgccaccgtttcaaatgttctggcagtAATGTCCATTGGACATtactgccagaacatttggaacggtggcagagctgtacactagACATGTTCACATTTAAGAAAATGTCTCGAATCCCACTGGTCAAGTAAATATTATAATTCTCATGCCTAaatgaacttctggtcaaatttttagctagattgataaagatttcgatgtgcttcaagtcgatttggtaatttcaggcttttctacactttaaaaaaaatcataactattgaaCGGAAAGACATACAGTTAAGATTATAGCTCGAAATTAAAGCTTATTATGTTctacaaaagtcgtccatacatactTGTACAATTCTTGCCAGTTTTGTCAGtaataaattgagttttgttCTAAGTGGTACCGAAAAATCTGTTATCTTGGAGTCAAAATGGCATGGGAAGCATGGATTAATGAAATTTTCTGATATGAAATATTCTGGAGATAATCAGGTAATATATCCCACGACGATCCCCGTTCGGGGTAACCCTGAAGCTTTTTGTAATAATGTATTAAAAATGCTGAAAGCCTTGTCACACGCCATCACCTACCGAGGGGAGCAAAAAATCACCACAAAGCGCCTATCGAATGGAAAAAATGAGCACGTTAGCATTGGTTTTTCATTGCTGATGACGATGACTGTTTTCAAATCGTTCTGATTCATCAATAAAATGTGACCAAAACAATCATCGTTTGGCAGAAAAAATCAAGGCTAATGTGCTCATTTTGTGTTAATTTTGATGTCACTTGAAGCTTTTTTGTCCCCCACTATGATGATGGCGTGTGGCACGGCTTCCAgcatttttaataatttattccaAAAAACTGCTGAATTATCTCGAACGGGGTTCGTCTTCAGAGATATGACATGACTATCTCCTGGGTATTTCAACTCCTAGAATTTCATCATTCCATGCTTCCCAGGCCATTTTGACTACAAGATAACAGATTTTTCGGTACCACTTAGaacaaaactcaatttattaCTGACAAAACTTTGTCAGTACAagtatgtatggacgacttttgtagAACATAATAAGCTTtgatttcgagctataatcctaacttccgttcaatagttatgattttttaaagtgcaGAAAAGcctgaaattaccaaatcgacttgaagcacatcgaaatctttatcaatctagctaaaaatttgaccagaagttcattTAGGCATGAGAATTATGATATTTACTTGACCAGTGGGATTCGACACATTTTCTTAAATGTGAACATgtctaatgtccatgtcgtccgcaaagcacgaaaattgcccggattttgtgaaaatcgttctccggctgttgagcccggctcgtcgcataacaccttccagagcagtTGTTTTCAACCTGTTTCAGTCCGTAGacccttttgagatttttcctgaaCGTAATTCCCCCCCTTCATTGAACAGTTTCATAAAAATACAATGTAGTAGGGTAgcggacgtattttggcccgggacATATATTTTGGTCCACCTTAGGAATTTTaatacatttatcatataatctctactaaattttggcaaatttttattggaagttccaataataatttgccaagattttgtagagaaattttaacctaaggtgggccaaaatatttgTCCCGGGCCAAAATATGTCCACTACCCTATAACAATGGAAGATAAAGGTCTTATTTTTAATCATCGAGCAGCTAAAAAAAGTTTTCTAATCTAAAAATCAATGCGAAACTTGTACATGTTTATTTTTCGCTAGTAAGTTGATCCCTAGAGCTGACGTTGATAAAGCACAACTCTATTATCTTCGTTGTCCACTGTTTTCCGATGCTTCAACTTTATCTGCAGCATCGTTGAAAACCCCGTTTCCTATAGATCACTTGAGAAATGTTGGGGTGTATGTCTCTTATGAGATCCCAGAACTCACATTGGAGCTTGATCGAAGAATTTTTTTGCGATTCAATAGACCTGTAGTTCGATTAGCTCATCCTGGGAATTGATCTGGACTGTTCTCAACTGCAAAAGTATTTGATGATTGGAATCGTTGGTGGCACAAAGTATTGAATTCATAGCGCTGGATTTATCAAAATTAACAATTTTAATCATTTAGCCCAAAGCGTTGCTCAAAGATTTCGGTAGCGTCTTGGTAGCAAGTGCTTGACAACGAATACACTGACAAATTTCAgtgttgaaaattgtttctttGGTGTTTAGCTAAGAACATTGGATAATATTCTTGGGCGGACAATTCCCCCCCTGGAAGGTCAAAATTCCCCCCTAGGGGGGAATTCCCCATCGGTTGAAAACCACtgttccagagcgatgttgaagagtaggcatgagagtccgtcaccttgtcgcagtccccggcaagattcgaatgaactggatagttcacccgaatcccttacgcagttttgcacaccgtccatcgttgctttaatcagtctagtcagctttccaggaaagccgttttcgtccatgattctccatagctctgcgcggtcgatactgtcgtatgccgctttgaagtcgatgaacaggtaatgcgttgggacctggtattcacggcatttctggaggatttgccgtacggtaaagatctggtcctttgtcgaccggccgtcgatgaagcctgtttgataacttcccacgaaatcattcgttttaggtgacagactacggaagatgatctgggatagcactagcGATCAGTATTCTGAATGCTgaatacaaagtgctatcccagatcatcttccgtcgtctttgaCCCAAAATAAATTAGTTTCTGGGAAGGTtcaagccggcttcgttgacggccCCTTGACAATGGAACAAATCTCCACCGTGCGGcaaatcttccaaaaatgccgtgaataccaggtcccaacgcaccacctgttcatcgatttcaaggcggcgtacgacagtatcggccGCACAGAGCTACTGAAATTCATGGGCGAGAACGGTttctccgggaagctcattaGATTGATCAAAGCAACCATGGACGGACGGTATAAAAGACTGCTTTCGGGCGAGCTGTCTATTtctttcgaatctcgccgggcactacgacaaggtgatggactctcatgcctgctgttcaacacCGCCCTGGAAGGTGCTATGCGataagccgggctcaacagcctaagtacgattttcacgaaatccggcccttttgtttgttttgcagatgacatggatattattgctagaacggtggcagaactgtacacctgcctgaaacgtgaagcagcacagGTCGGACTACTTATGGGACGAACCAATGTGCTAAATTTCACAGGTTAGGCCCATCAgacaaagtggtgtttgtgatatgataattttgaagttgtaatcgtgtcatgtcaacttcggaaagccgaaatcgcacgaagttgccgaaggtgacgtcacgtttcagaagctgcgaacaaattttctggcgaacgtgacgtcgcgatcagctgatcggtttgtttactggcgacaaatacaggcaaacatatacgttcaacCGGACCTGTAAATAATTGACATCGGAGACGAACGGTAGGACAAACCCAGATAGCAGTGTTACGTTAGACGGTGGTGGAGGACTACGTCTATACCTCGGATTCTTATTAACGGCGTTaactgtgaaatacgaaggcgcatcatcagtggaaatcggGGCTCCACAAGAATCTGCGATCGAagaagattcaccctcgcaccaaatgtacaatgtgtaaaacgctgataagaccggtggttcttaaCGGCCAAAGGTCTATGCTCGGGAAGCACTCAAAGTGTTTGAGCATCGGGTGCTAAGGATAGACCACAAGCTCACTGCTCTCTACGGTGAATCTAGCATCCGAGAGGGGGTAAAATCTGTAAGGGTGCgatgggcaaggcatgttgcgagaatgccgaacaacaaccctgcaaaactggtgtTCGTAAGAGTTCCGGAAGGTACAAAAAGAATTGTAGGGCAACGTGCAAGGTGGGCGGATCAGATGCAGAACGATCCGGCAAATATGGGACGCGGCCGTGAAATTCCTAATGTGTTATTTTGAACTAGCTTCCCCTGGATACGAACGCTCCATTAACATCAAGCaccattttcattcttttgcgtCGTCGTCAAAACCGTCCTCGATGGATGGGTTATGCTATGGTGTAGTGGGTGGCATTTCCATCCCATCCATGATTTCTTTTTGTTCTCCATCTCTGCTGGTCGGACGTTACGTATTCGCTGCGCCGATGATGGCTGGGATGAAACTTTGTCGCCTGCGAAAGCGTTTCCATAATCTCTCATCTTAGCTCTGTGGCAATGCAATGTATCTGCCACTAACCACACCACCATCCCCACAACTAGTAGTGCCAACGGGCGTTCTGGTTTGTATTCTGATGCCAGCAGAAGCAGCATCACAACAACATTATTGTTTGTCCTTGGAAATCAAGGACGCGCTCATTAATTCCACGCCGGCTAAGCATAGTTGAGTGTAATATATCTAGTGCGNNNNNNNNNNNNNNNNNNNNNNNNNNNNNNNNNNNNNNNNNNNNNNNNNNNNNNNNNNNNNNNNNNNNNNNNNNNNNNNNNNNNNNNNNNNNNNNNNNNNNNNNNNNNNNNNNNNNNNNNNNNNNNNNNNNNNNNNNNNNNNNNNNNNNNNNNNNNNNNNNNNNNNNNNNNNNNNNNNNNNNNNNNNNNNNNNNNNNNNNNNNNNNNNNNNNNNNNNNNNNNNNNNNNNNNNNNNNNNNNNNNNNNNNNNNNNNNNNNNNNNNNNNNNNNNNNNNNNNNNNNNNNNNNNNNNNNNNNNNNNNNNNNNNNNNNNNNNNNNNNNNNNNNNNNNNNNNNNNNNNNNNNNNNNNNNNNNNNNNNNNNNNNNNNNNNNNNNNNNNNNNNNNNNNNNNNNNNNNNNNNNNNNNNNNNNNNNNNNNNNNNNNNNNNNNNNNNNNNNNNNNNNNNNNNNNNNNNNNNNNNNNNNNNNNNNNNNNNNNNNNNNNNNNNNNNNNNNNNNNagtccagcgccaattcccggCGCCAGTGCCGAATTTCCAGCAAAATTGAATGGGAAaacacttcggcacccatctttgtgctgacgaagtgcacttgTCTGCGTGTAATAGTTGCTTTGAGCACTTGAGCTTTTTATTTCCAATAATTTTTGAGGATATTTGTAGTTTTTGAAAAGTACATAAATTTAACTAAAATTTGGGGTTATTGGGATTAAATTTGTAAACTTCCTCCCTGGAAAACTGTCTTATGAGTAGCCAGTGAAACCCTGATACATTGCTTGTTATATTTCTGAATTCCCCCCTCCCTCTTCTAAGCgtgggctttaggacatttccccgaattccattaccccgattttttttttcttaatttaaatttttcattttccTAAATGGAGGGAATAAACTAGCTTGGTTGATAAAACTTCATTCTTCCTTTTATAGAACTAAAACACTTAGTAGAAAATgagcgctgttttttttttgctgtgagaATATCTAGGCATGTCAAGCTTTTCAAACTCTTTGTAAAAATCTCTGACCAGTAGAATTAAAGAACAGACAACAGCCAAGGAAAGAGTCCTATAAGCGTGACGTACTGTTATGGGTGCCTTCAAACAGGTGGTAGACGCGTCTTGCAAGATTTCGTCCATCGAGGATCCAAAATTTCTAGCGCCAGCATGAGCTGTAGATCAACACAGGGTAGAATTTTGTTGAGTTGGGTGATGAATTATCTGGCCACAATGCAATGGTTGTTTGGCGATAAGGTCGATGTAATACTTCGCATCGTGGGGCAGTTCGGCATTGCTTAGATGACTACATCAACGGTCTGAACTTACGATAGATCGGAATGCCCCTCGGGAAAACTTGCACGTTCTGCCAAACGAACAATGATTCGATCAGCGGAATGAAGTTTGTCTGAGATTGACTGAGAGGGTACTTAATGCTTTCGGGCTTCAGGGTTATCCAGAATCTCTGAGTTCATGGAGAACAATTCTTCAGCGAACGTAATGGACGGATGTCATGGCGACACCTGGAGCCTCGCGGCGACAAAAAGAGTTCCGGCAGGCCATTGTTCTGGAGAAAGTTTCAGCAATGACGGGCCAGTAAAGTCCGGATGATGATCGAGGCTATTGGATTACGGTAGCAGAATCTGAGATAGGCAGGTAGATCGGTTTGAGTAACCAAACAACTTTCTGGTATGGGCTGGTTAGTATGGCGAGCTACGAGAGGTAATAGCTTCGACTTCGCAGACATTCATGCATTGGATACGGACGTAGCAACACGTCCTATTATTTTGATAAGCCTTATTGGGTATATCAGAAAAGAAGTGGAGCTCGAAACTGGCTGTGTAGACGACGGAAGCAAATCGAGTGTAGAAGTCGTTCCATCCAATCTTGTTGCAACTTCGGAGGTACAGGTTGATCCCATTCGTATCGTTCGCTGTTGGGAGTTTTCCAGCTTGGCTATCATCACAGTGGCCACACTATTCCTAGCGGACAATGAAAGATTTGGGCTACGCaatacatacactgtggtgcataattgatcggacaaacgctgattttcatacaaaatggccaagtttaagatgctgtaactatggtttgctttggtggattgagctcaatttttgacacggaactacaaatgtgCTGAATTTTGtaaatacaaagtataaaatgttttcgttcacaggtctgggcgtggcaaggcgttgaaaatattgcaaaagtgatcggacagctgtatccctttgatttacacgcgtgccgctgtccgatcacttttgcaattttttcaacgccttgccacgcccagacctgtgaaagaaaacattttatactttgtatacacaaaattcagcatatttgtagttccgtgtcaaaaattgagctcaatccatcaaagcaaaccatagttacagcatctcaaacttggccattttgtatgaaaatcggcgtttgtccgatcaattatgcaccacagtgtaagtcCTGTTCAATGGagtaggttgaacattgttgaagttgctgcatcctgctcttacccatttgttgacgaatAGGTAAGAGCAGAATGCAGCAAtttcaacaatgttcaacctacttcattgaacaggactagaATCTTGCACTCTGTGAGAATGAAGGCTTAAATCAGAATACACGCGTACTAACGAACTGTGAATCCTGGAAGTATCGTCCAGGCTACAGTGATCGGTGTTCAAGGATGTCTGCGATAACTCCGATGGAGTTCGAAACCCACTTCTCCCTCGGTCATCATGCAGTCTCCAGCTCCAGCATAACGGAATCTTCATGCTGTTTAGACGATAGTAGGTATCGACGTCGTCGACGCCGGACCGAAAATCGTCGATGTAAAAGGCCTTGAAGTCCGGCTCTGCGGTGTAGGGAAGCTGGTTTTCCGCAGTATGTTTTTCAAATGAACGTCATAACCTTATTAAGCTCAGTGCCGAAAAAAGATTCACAGAAAGATCACTAGCAAGTTTCTGGAAAATTGAACAATAATGTTGCGATAAACATTGATCGCTTTAtgcgaaatttcttcagggattcccttgagaattccatcgagaatttcttccgtgattttttaggagattccatcttggattccatcgaaagtttcttcaggggttctttccAAAGTTTGTCCCGGGATTTCTTgagtgaaattctcaaagaattatcGGGAGAACTCCTTCTGGACCTTCTCTAGGAATTAATGTAAGAATTTTATATAAATTTAACTAAAtatttctacagggcttccttgGTAAATTACTAacgggatttctttgagaatttcaacgTTAATTCTCACCGTTCGACGATGTCAACGATATCGTCATAAAACTCGGTTCGTGGCCGTCCAAGCTCGGCCATGCCTAACGCTAATCAGATCACGGTTTACCTGATCTGCCTACGTGCACTCTGCACTCCACACTTGTGCGAACCGAATCTGATGCGAACACTCACTTTTGAAAAGGTTGTTACCCACactgcattcttgcaacatgccctgctcgtCAGATGTGTGCATCTATCACATGTTGCAAATTTGACACAGAGGAATTGACCATAATATTGGTATTACGAACAATAGAATAAACTATCCACTGATCTGTATGGCAACTAAGAACAGTTTGTACAGATGAACATCAAGTTCAATGAACTAATCATACCACCTTGCAAATACAAGATGAGCAGTAGGAACAATTATAGGCTTGATCAGAAGGTTATGCATAGTTTGATTTGAACGGACGAAGCAACGATTTCAATTTTATAATCTCCCTAGCATGCGATATTACCTGCTTACTCACAAGTCTCGAAAGGGTTCACTTTAAAACTCCAATCACTTTCTTCAGTTGCATGTTGTGAAGAAGATCGTAAGACAACAATTATAAATTATTATCAATCAAAGAGGCAATTGTGGTAAGTATCGAGCTCTCACTTGCAATTacgcttatttttttattttctgccgCGGGTCGAATATCCTTCGAAATCACTCGAGTCTCAGTGTGTTCAACCAGTGCCACAAATCACAAACCGATCAAGTGACCTTGTTAAACCAGTGGGAAAAATGTGTGTTCCGTACATTTGTCCCATTTCAGTGATGATGCATCGCGACGTCGGCGACCGAAAATCGTCCCTCCAGACGTGTACCTTGGAGCTGTCAGCACTATTGCAAACTGTACCGGAGATTCGTTCCGAGCAACAACTGGACGCAATTCGACGGCAGTTGGATCGCCTGTTGGAGTGTTTGCCAGGACCGAGAACACCGGAGCAGTTGATTGGATGCGATGAGGATCAGCGAGCACTCGATTGGAAGAAGTATGCCTCGGATCAGTATCCGGATTTGCTGGATGAGTTGATTGGAAGGTTTGATCGGGAGTTTCCTGGGAAGGTGCCGGATTTGGATCCAATGATCGTGAGGATCTTTGCCGTGGACTACAACCACGTGTATGTGGTGGAGAGTTTGGCAGTGCTTACCGCTGCTGATAAACTCGACCGGAACAGAGAAGTATTACCCTTTATATTGAGTAGATTAGTACATGATGGCGATTATTTGGGCGGGTGCTTCGTAGAATTGAGCTTGAAGCAAGTGGAACCCGAATCCGACAATGATGCACAGAAGCATCCATACTGGAACAAATCCGAGCAATTGATACAAATTGTGACAAACATTCCAAACAAAGTGGCCAATGTACTCCAACGGGATACCCCAGATACGTTCCTACCAGAACGGTACTCTCAAATTATGCTTCAACATATGCTCAAAGCAATCGATTCGTTAGCCAGAATGACCAATCTGCACAGCTACCTGTCCCACGATACGACATTCCTTGCAAAGCTATTTAGCAAACTCATCGTAGATTACAACTTTGATAAGCGGTCGCGTCATTTACAATTAACGCTGCAAATTCTAGCCGATTGGGCGCGGTCCAACGATTGTAAACAGAGGCAACTTATCGCAGCGATTTGCACGGGCTTATCGCGACCCGCAACTGAAGTGGTGGCCCAAATGGCTTTACGCGAAGGAATCGATCTGATCAATCTGCTTGGGGATCACGGTTTGACGGGGGACTGGAAATACGTTCTCGCGAAAAAGATTCCTCTGTATTGTAGCTTTACGCATGATTCCATTGTTGAGAATCTGATGTACCTATTGGCGCGAGTTTGTGAGACCGAAATGAAATCCTTATCCTTGGAGTTGGTAACGGTTTGGTCCAGTCGGACCAGCATTCAAAAGACATCATTCGAGCAGCATATGTATTTGTCCAAGTTGTTGGTTCTGTCTATGACGTACTTGGATCAGTCTAAGACCGGGAAACTCACTGCGGCGGAAATGCGAGAGTACCGGCGTCTGTTGTTTGGGGGCTTGAAGTGCCATTTGGAATCACCCGTTAAGGAGATGAGGTGCGTTGGAATGATTGTTGCGGAGGtaattttaggatttttcgatGCGTCTCATGTGGAGGAAGCAAATATGCTAAAGTTTGACTACGAAGGTTTCGATAAAGATACACTGGTGCTAGTGGACTGCTTGCGGAATTATAAGAATCGCTGTAGGTTTATTGAGGATCAGTTGTCGCAGAACTTGATATGCTCCACAAATGAACCAGTTGATCAGTTGATTGAAAAGCTGTTTGAATCAGGAAGTTCCGATATAACACAAACGCTATCATACAAGAGTTTGGATTCGCAAACAGCAGAACTTCCTATTACCCAAGTCGAGGAACTATCTCTGAAGTCCTCGGATATCAAGATTGCCACTAAACATGCTGGAAGTGATTATTCTGAACTAGACTCCGATGACGACCTTGAACCGTATGACATGTCTAACGATACACGCTTAGACCAGGAACAGCACCGTCCAAAGTATCTCCTAGATCTACGTGAAATACTCCTGGACACTTCTGATCAACAACCCCCAGTTCGGTTCGAACTAGCCATCGAAGCTGCACCCGAACTGATCGAACAGCAGCTACCCAATAACGACCTGAAACTGGCTCTCGATCTCCTGCAAATCATACTGCCCCTGGAAGCTCGCGTCTACATGGAGAACTTCCAGGAGCTAAAATTCTCCGCCTTGATTGCCATTTGCACATCCTATCCCAAAGAGTGCGCCGAATATATCTGCCGAGAGTTTCACTCCGACCTCAGTAAATACGCCCTCAACCGTCGTATTCTCATGCTGGACATTCTTGCCCAAACCGCCAAGGTCCTCAGCAATCTGGACTCCTCGGACAATC includes:
- the LOC134285564 gene encoding telomere length regulation protein TEL2 homolog yields the protein MCVPYICPISVMMHRDVGDRKSSLQTCTLELSALLQTVPEIRSEQQLDAIRRQLDRLLECLPGPRTPEQLIGCDEDQRALDWKKYASDQYPDLLDELIGRFDREFPGKVPDLDPMIVRIFAVDYNHVYVVESLAVLTAADKLDRNREVLPFILSRLVHDGDYLGGCFVELSLKQVEPESDNDAQKHPYWNKSEQLIQIVTNIPNKVANVLQRDTPDTFLPERYSQIMLQHMLKAIDSLARMTNLHSYLSHDTTFLAKLFSKLIVDYNFDKRSRHLQLTLQILADWARSNDCKQRQLIAAICTGLSRPATEVVAQMALREGIDLINLLGDHGLTGDWKYVLAKKIPLYCSFTHDSIVENLMYLLARVCETEMKSLSLELVTVWSSRTSIQKTSFEQHMYLSKLLVLSMTYLDQSKTGKLTAAEMREYRRLLFGGLKCHLESPVKEMRCVGMIVAEVILGFFDASHVEEANMLKFDYEGFDKDTLVLVDCLRNYKNRCRFIEDQLSQNLICSTNEPVDQLIEKLFESGSSDITQTLSYKSLDSQTAELPITQVEELSLKSSDIKIATKHAGSDYSELDSDDDLEPYDMSNDTRLDQEQHRPKYLLDLREILLDTSDQQPPVRFELAIEAAPELIEQQLPNNDLKLALDLLQIILPLEARVYMENFQELKFSALIAICTSYPKECAEYICREFHSDLSKYALNRRILMLDILAQTAKVLSNLDSSDNRTKTNPIQNPDIPTSPKNTLDLKFREENELLRKRQLAEQIVRERIAGKTRHITSSHRSSGASTATTNKPPARNRFSDVAGWFFFPLLRGFGAKQFLFTANLKFQYDADSLLLTSFLQTLSILMICAENCPIGRKFARELLNLSVMLRFSEEPKVRLSVLQVLSSIFLALPKAILRQDFYMDMVELKQWLEECVQASVVKADPNEDCREFARNVLVMCYSALAED